The DNA segment AGGTCGGCGGTGTGGTTGGTGATGACGTCGAAGAAGACCTTCATGCCCTTGGCGTGCGCCTTGGCGATCAGGCCCTTCAGGTCGGCGTTGGTGCCGAAGTGCGGGTCGACCTGGGTGAAGTCGGTGATCCAGTAACCGTGGTAGCCGGCCGAGGCGTCGGCGCCGGTGCCCTGCACGGGACGGTTCTTGAAGATCGGGGCGAGCCAGATGGCGGTCGTGCCGAGGCCCTTGATGTAGTCCAGGCGCTGGGTGAGGCCCTTGAGGTCGCCGCCCTGGTAGAAGCCCTTGTCGGTGGGGTCGTAGCCGGTGCTCAGCCGCGAACCGGTCAGCCCGCCGCGGTCGTTGGAGCGGTCGCCGTTGGCGAAACGATCCGGCATGACGAAGTAGAACTGCTCCCGCGTGTCGTCGTGCCGGGCGGGCTCGGCGGCGAGGCGGGCGTCGGACGGCGGCGCGGGCGGGCTCGCCGCATGGGCGGACAGGGGTGTCACCAGGGTGGCGGCGAGGGCTGCGGCGACGAGGGCCGCCGCCCGGCGCCGGTAGGGGGTGCGGCGCGTGCCACGCGCCTGCCAGATCGGTCTCACGGCACAAACTCCTTGCGCTCACGGCTCGTTCGAGTCCGGCCAGAGGCACGGCTTCGCTGCCGGACGCGGCGTGACCGTACCGCCGTGGAAAGCCTTGCAGCAAGACTTGTGAAACATGAAGAAAGAAATTTCAGCGATGAACGAGGGACGAACCGCCCGTATACGACGGACGGTTCGTCGGAAGGTGCCTCAAGAGGGGCGTCAGCAGCTCGACTTGCCCGCGTACAGCGCGAGCGCGGTGTTGGCGCCCAGGGTCGCGGTGAACTGACCGCCGGCGTTCACCGACACCGTGGTGTTGTTCTGCACGTTGCAGTACGTGCCCGCCGCCAGCGAGGTCTGGTAGGTGCGAGAGAGGGAGGAGGACTCGTGGTTGATGGCCACGAACCCCTTGTTCCCGCGCCCGAAGGCGATGGCGTCGTTGCCGTTGTCCCACCAGTTGGAGACGGCCTGGCCGCGGGTGGCGTTGCGGAAGGCGACCATGGACTTGATCTCCGGCCAGGCGTGCTGGCACTTCCAGCCGTCCTGCCAGCAGGCGTTGACCTTGCCCCCGTTGGGCGGCCCGGCGTCCGCGTTCGACCACTCGTAGCCGGAGTTGATGTCCGGGGCGCCGTAGGGGTAGGCCAGCATGAAGACGTTGGCCAGCGTGTAGTTGGCGCCGTCCTTGTAGTTGAGGGTGCTGCCGTTGCGCTCGGTGTCGTGGTTGTCGACGAAGACCCCGGAGACCGAGCTGCTCATGTACCCCCAGCCCTCGCCGTAGTTCTTCAGGTAGGCGAGGTTCTCGTTGTTGAACACCCGCTTGAGGTCGTAGGCGTAGCGGAACTCCTGGACGTCGCCGTTGCCCGTGTACTCGGTGGGCTGGACGGCCTCGCCCGCGCCGTAGATGACCTCCTGCTTCCAGTACACCGACGGGTTGGTCAGCCGGGACTTGATGTTGGCCAGGTCCGCCGTGTCGATGTGCTTGGCCGCGTCGATGCGGAAGCCGTCGACGCCCAGCGAGAGCAGGTCGTTCAGGTACCCGGCGATGGTCTTGCGGACGTACTCCTCGCCGGTGTCCAGGTCGGCCAGGCCCACCAGTTCGCAGTGCTGGACGTTGTAGCGGTCCTGGTAGTTGCTGACCTGGGCGGTGCAGTCGTCGAAGTCGGGCGAGGAGTACAGGCCCGGGTAGTTGTACTTGGTGTACGACGAGCCGCCGGTACCGGTACCGCTGCCCGCGGACATGTGG comes from the Streptomyces seoulensis genome and includes:
- a CDS encoding alpha-amylase, producing the protein MARRTLTVALALAAAASVGMYPTTAQASPPGTKDVTAVLFEWNFASVARECTTTLGPAGYGYVQVSPPAEHIQGSQWWTSYQPVSYKIAGRLGDRAAFKSMVDTCHSAGVKVVADTVINHMSAGSGTGTGGSSYTKYNYPGLYSSPDFDDCTAQVSNYQDRYNVQHCELVGLADLDTGEEYVRKTIAGYLNDLLSLGVDGFRIDAAKHIDTADLANIKSRLTNPSVYWKQEVIYGAGEAVQPTEYTGNGDVQEFRYAYDLKRVFNNENLAYLKNYGEGWGYMSSSVSGVFVDNHDTERNGSTLNYKDGANYTLANVFMLAYPYGAPDINSGYEWSNADAGPPNGGKVNACWQDGWKCQHAWPEIKSMVAFRNATRGQAVSNWWDNGNDAIAFGRGNKGFVAINHESSSLSRTYQTSLAAGTYCNVQNNTTVSVNAGGQFTATLGANTALALYAGKSSC